From the Deltaproteobacteria bacterium genome, the window TCTGAAAACCTGCTGACCGCCATGGAGGGGGATGCCGGCAACGACTATGGGGAAGAGGTGTCGCTCATCCGGTTCTATCTGGGGTGTCTCATGCAGTGAACCCCCATTTATTTAAACCCGTTCTCCTGGGCCAGCAGATCCAAATGAAGCGTGGCCAGATTTTCCAATTCGAGGGGGGCTGCCTCTTCAAAGGTCTTCTTATCGATGGTCTTGATATACCTGAGGCATTCCCTGCAGAAATAAACCCGAAAGCCCTCTTCCTCTTCGGCCTCGAAGTATCCCAGTCGTTCCTGTTCCGTGGTGCTGCAGAAAGGGCATTGAATCCGGGGAAAGGGCCATTCCTGGCCGCACAGCTCGCAGTGGAGGTATCGCTTGCCGGTCTTTTCAAACCCGGCCATGTCCGGCTGAGATCCGCAGACGGGGCAGTAGCCCTTGTCCCATCCGGTGTTGTCCATATCTTTTGCGGCTGTTTCTCGAAATCGCTCAATGGACGGCCGCAGGGCGGTCTTTCCCAGAAACGCCAGCACATTGGGGTCCAGATCCACCTCTATTGCCATGTCGGTCAAGGTCTTTTCATCCTGACTCAGGATTCCCCGGAACAGTCTTTCCGCCCAGTCGTCCGCAGATTCGATCTGTTTCAGGGCCTTTTTCAGCCCTTTTACGTCATCCCTCCCCGCTTGGCTCAGGTGCACCAGGAACGCCTTCAGCAGGTCGGCCGCTGAATCGAAATCAAGGGGGAGATCTTCTCTTGAGAAGAGGGGAAACCCCTCCTGCTGCTGGATTTCCCTGATCCCCTGGTTCACCTGAACCGGCTTGACCCCGGGCGATGCCTGGGCCATGAGAAGGGCGAGTTCCCGAAAAGGGGCCAGCGCGGTCCTGGCGGCCGGTCTTTGCTGAATCAACCGATCAATATGTGATACTAGGTCCCGGGTCATACATCATCTCCCTTTTTGTGCGGATTTAAAGGTTAACAGGTGCAGGGTCCACAATTCAGTCCTGATCAAGGCGGGATTGCCGGCCGTCATCTTCTGTTGCACCCATTCCCCTTCGCAGTGCACTTCATGTGAAATCACA encodes:
- a CDS encoding formate dehydrogenase accessory protein FdhE, with amino-acid sequence MTRDLVSHIDRLIQQRPAARTALAPFRELALLMAQASPGVKPVQVNQGIREIQQQEGFPLFSREDLPLDFDSAADLLKAFLVHLSQAGRDDVKGLKKALKQIESADDWAERLFRGILSQDEKTLTDMAIEVDLDPNVLAFLGKTALRPSIERFRETAAKDMDNTGWDKGYCPVCGSQPDMAGFEKTGKRYLHCELCGQEWPFPRIQCPFCSTTEQERLGYFEAEEEEGFRVYFCRECLRYIKTIDKKTFEEAAPLELENLATLHLDLLAQENGFK